A single region of the Mycobacterium lentiflavum genome encodes:
- a CDS encoding sulfotransferase family protein — protein MSAHLDAAELLRAAQAETGLHDYGDPTLPERFAVAADHLNSLGMDAAGTAAAAQVCHWLLTSRLEFIEDRNRYPIGDEVIEAPMFVTGEPRSGTTLMHALMSVDPRGRALRFWEVMYPSPPPGLAADDDPRRARADADWREINAKMPKWLHSHPYNDMLGDGLPEDERTWAFDFRVMTPTAWWRVPMQSLVGGLATDAGAQYRLHKAMLQQLQYNRPRKYWVLKGFHGFRLKEMFEAYPDATLVWLHRDPVQVAASRTMMMADIAEGMSGPVDLHALAKMHLELTRAGVANTMSNPMVDDPRILHIRYTDFIADQVATVQRYYAFAGRQVTPEAETAMRDYLAANRGDRYGKFRYSTALLTDIGEDLDALHAEFRPFRDRFGIEIENRG, from the coding sequence GTGAGCGCACACCTGGACGCCGCCGAGTTGCTGCGTGCCGCGCAGGCCGAGACCGGACTGCACGATTACGGCGACCCGACGTTGCCGGAGCGCTTCGCCGTCGCCGCCGACCATCTCAACAGTCTCGGCATGGACGCCGCGGGCACCGCGGCGGCCGCGCAGGTGTGCCACTGGTTGTTGACTTCGCGGCTGGAATTCATCGAGGACCGCAACCGCTACCCGATCGGCGACGAGGTGATCGAGGCGCCGATGTTCGTGACCGGCGAACCACGTTCGGGGACAACGCTGATGCACGCGCTGATGTCCGTCGATCCGCGCGGGCGGGCGCTGCGCTTCTGGGAGGTGATGTACCCGTCGCCGCCACCGGGGCTGGCGGCCGACGACGATCCGCGTCGCGCCCGGGCCGACGCCGACTGGCGCGAGATCAACGCGAAGATGCCCAAGTGGCTGCACAGCCATCCGTACAACGACATGCTGGGCGACGGCCTGCCCGAGGACGAACGCACCTGGGCCTTCGACTTCCGGGTCATGACGCCGACGGCGTGGTGGCGGGTGCCGATGCAGTCGCTGGTCGGCGGCCTGGCCACCGATGCGGGCGCGCAATACCGGCTGCACAAGGCGATGCTGCAACAGCTGCAGTACAATCGGCCGCGAAAGTACTGGGTGCTCAAGGGTTTTCACGGCTTCCGGCTCAAAGAGATGTTCGAGGCGTATCCCGACGCCACCCTGGTCTGGCTGCACCGCGACCCGGTGCAAGTCGCGGCGTCGCGCACCATGATGATGGCTGACATCGCCGAGGGCATGTCCGGTCCCGTCGACCTGCACGCGCTGGCGAAGATGCACCTGGAGTTGACCCGCGCCGGCGTCGCCAACACGATGAGCAATCCGATGGTGGATGATCCGCGCATCCTGCATATCCGCTACACCGATTTCATCGCCGATCAGGTGGCGACGGTGCAGCGCTACTACGCATTCGCCGGCCGTCAGGTCACACCCGAAGCCGAGACGGCGATGCGCGACTACCTGGCCGCCAATCGCGGCGACCGCTACGGCAAGTTCCGCTACTCCACCGCGCTGCTGACCGACATCGGCGAAGACCTCGATGCCCTACATGCCGAATTCCGGCCATTCCGTGATCGATTCGGCATCGAGATCGAGAATCGTGGCTGA
- a CDS encoding LLM class flavin-dependent oxidoreductase, producing the protein MKVQPAAFLRTTLPLDMSRLAELDSGRYHSIWLPDHMVSFWPDSIWTPEFTDLATASPSPHRHLDGLSVAAAAAVLTEHVPLVSAVVDTVRRHPSLLAQTALTIDHLAKGRFILGLGSGESENTLPYGFDFSHPVSRFEEALTVIRLLWESDGPVDFEGQFYTLHHARLDTEPYQGRFPRIWIGASGPRMLDIAGRHADGWWPAGAWTAEHYAEMLSAVRKSAERAGRDPMAITPGFMQVCLIGASEDALAEILRAPLVKAFLLQVSAETLRGFGFEHPMGPSWRGFQDIDPAVLTRERILTFLDNAQPEMLLAVVPHGTAREVAKIIKTYVDAGLRVPKILDYGAMAGLTYAAASAANVLAAEDELMRLCGDLS; encoded by the coding sequence ATGAAAGTTCAGCCCGCCGCGTTCCTGCGCACGACCCTGCCCCTCGACATGTCCCGGCTCGCCGAACTCGACAGCGGGCGCTACCACTCGATCTGGCTGCCCGATCACATGGTCAGCTTTTGGCCGGACTCGATCTGGACGCCCGAGTTCACCGACCTCGCCACCGCGTCGCCGTCACCGCATCGACATCTCGACGGCCTGTCGGTAGCGGCCGCGGCCGCCGTGCTGACCGAGCACGTCCCGCTGGTGAGCGCGGTGGTCGACACCGTGCGGCGCCACCCGTCGCTGCTCGCCCAGACCGCGCTGACCATCGACCACCTCGCGAAGGGACGCTTCATCCTCGGGTTGGGCAGCGGCGAAAGTGAGAACACGCTGCCGTACGGCTTCGACTTCTCCCACCCGGTCAGCCGCTTCGAGGAAGCGCTGACGGTCATCCGGCTGCTCTGGGAGAGCGATGGCCCGGTCGACTTCGAGGGGCAGTTCTACACGCTGCACCACGCGCGGTTGGACACCGAGCCATATCAAGGACGGTTCCCACGGATCTGGATCGGCGCGAGCGGCCCGCGCATGCTCGACATCGCCGGCCGCCACGCCGACGGTTGGTGGCCCGCCGGGGCGTGGACCGCGGAGCACTACGCCGAAATGCTCTCGGCGGTAAGGAAATCCGCCGAACGCGCCGGCCGCGATCCGATGGCGATCACGCCGGGCTTCATGCAGGTGTGTCTCATCGGCGCGAGCGAAGACGCTCTTGCCGAGATCCTGCGGGCGCCGCTGGTCAAGGCATTCCTGCTACAGGTGTCGGCCGAGACATTGCGCGGCTTCGGGTTCGAACACCCGATGGGCCCCAGCTGGCGCGGCTTTCAGGACATCGATCCCGCGGTGCTCACCCGCGAGCGGATCCTGACGTTCCTGGACAACGCGCAGCCCGAGATGCTGCTAGCCGTCGTGCCGCACGGCACTGCGCGAGAGGTCGCGAAGATCATCAAGACCTATGTGGACGCGGGACTGCGGGTGCCCAAGATCCTCGATTACGGCGCTATGGCCGGCCTGACATACGCCGCCGCATCGGCTGCGAATGTTCTTGCCGCAGAGGATGAACTGATGCGGCTGTGCGGAGATCTGTCGTGA